The Ruegeria sp. YS9 genome contains a region encoding:
- a CDS encoding NnrS family protein: MITSAGGGRAFDAFWKAPYRPLFLASYVSALITVAWWPLGTAFGLPGPACTPEVLWHIHELIFGFAGAAIGGYLLTALPGWTGKPPIQGTPLKWLLGFWLSARVSTALMCDVAPAVPIALNAGYFVLLAAVMGTHLFPARAYRKLGFFCTVIGLGIGEILFLWPIGAGALWVSLDMVHGLLIGLVMLMNSIAMRAIPAFSANWMLQTGHLNDLRQGLPFAVFLVQTGLISSILAQLFEWTIVANLAMIAVALVLCWEMLGWRTLRVRSNFLLVALHISFLWLPIGLLVVGVSGLVPTLYPASAALHAITIGGMSGLIMAISGRAAAHSDTGGMQANLGFITGLALVWLAAVVRLAVPIFPDLQVELAGAALWCAGWTAFIIGFLPALTGPTRRPVLSGQKYAVSESSDPVPSSE, from the coding sequence ATGATCACATCGGCGGGTGGGGGCAGGGCGTTTGATGCGTTCTGGAAAGCCCCTTACCGCCCGTTGTTTCTGGCCTCGTATGTCAGCGCTTTGATTACGGTGGCTTGGTGGCCTCTTGGGACAGCCTTTGGACTTCCCGGTCCGGCATGTACGCCGGAGGTCCTCTGGCATATCCACGAGCTGATCTTTGGTTTTGCCGGAGCGGCCATTGGTGGGTATCTTCTGACGGCATTACCCGGTTGGACAGGAAAGCCACCGATTCAGGGGACACCCCTGAAATGGCTGCTGGGTTTTTGGCTGTCCGCTCGGGTATCGACCGCGCTGATGTGTGATGTGGCCCCGGCTGTGCCAATCGCTCTGAACGCGGGTTATTTCGTGCTGCTGGCTGCGGTAATGGGCACCCATCTGTTCCCGGCCAGAGCATACAGAAAACTCGGCTTTTTTTGCACTGTCATAGGGCTTGGTATCGGGGAAATCCTGTTTTTGTGGCCCATTGGGGCCGGGGCTCTGTGGGTCAGTCTGGACATGGTTCATGGGCTGCTCATTGGACTGGTCATGCTGATGAACAGTATCGCAATGCGCGCCATTCCGGCCTTTTCGGCAAACTGGATGCTTCAAACCGGCCATTTGAACGACCTCAGGCAAGGATTGCCCTTTGCGGTGTTTCTGGTTCAGACAGGGTTGATTTCCAGCATCCTTGCCCAACTGTTTGAATGGACCATTGTTGCAAATCTGGCGATGATCGCTGTGGCCTTGGTGCTGTGCTGGGAAATGCTCGGATGGCGAACACTGCGGGTGCGTTCCAACTTTCTGCTCGTGGCGCTTCACATATCTTTCTTATGGTTGCCGATCGGGCTTTTGGTTGTAGGGGTATCGGGGCTTGTCCCGACACTTTATCCAGCAAGTGCCGCTCTCCATGCGATCACCATCGGCGGGATGTCCGGGCTGATCATGGCCATCTCGGGCAGAGCGGCGGCGCATTCGGATACAGGTGGAATGCAGGCCAACCTTGGGTTCATCACTGGCCTTGCTTTGGTCTGGCTGGCGGCCGTGGTGCGGTTGGCTGTGCCGATCTTCCCGGATCTTCAGGTTGAACTCGCGGGCGCGGCTTTATGGTGCGCAGGCTGGACGGCATTTATCATCGGCTTCCTGCCTGCTTTGACCGGCCCAACCCGTCGACCAGTTTTAAGCGGTCAGAAATACGCTGTTTCAGAATCCTCTGATCCTGTGCCGTCAAGCGAATGA